The segment GGCGACTCTACGCCGGTCATTCAGGACGCTGGATTAATTATTACTTCACAAGCGGAGGATGGGCGGCTTTTTTTGCAGCTGTTTGACAAAAACTACGGAAGTCCGCTTCGTAAGATAGAAGTTGGAACTGGCGACGTTCCGCGCGAAGCGCCGAAGCGACTCAAGCAGAAATTCCACAACCTGCACAATCTTGCGTCTCCATCGCCAACAGTTCATCACAAATGGATCGCGGTCCACTTCGGCAATGGGCTTTTGGCGGTTTACGACTTTGAGGGGAACCGTCTGTGGAGTCGAAATCTTCAGGAGGAGTATGGGGCCTACACGGTCTGGTGGGGGCATGCGAATAGCCCGGTCATCGTCGAAGGGAAGGTGATTTCGGTCTGCATGCAGGACTCCCTTTCCGATCTCGACGACCAGAAACCGGTCGAGAGCTATCTGGTCGCGCACAACCTGATGACCGGTGAACTGGTCTGGAAAACGAAGCGGATGACCGGCGCTCCGGCCGAACAAGCCGACGCCTACACCACGCCGCTGGTCCGCCAGCGAAACGGCAAGACCGAACTGATCGTCATGGGAGGGAACCAGCTTGACGCGTACGACGCCAAGACCGGGGAGCAGATCTGGTTCCTGCCTGGTTTGGATGGGGGCCGGACCGTGACCGGTCCGACGACCGACGACAAGCGAATCTACTGCACCCGCGGGATGCGAGGTCCGACGATCGCCGTCGATCTGAAGCAGGCCAAAACCGGGCGCGTGCCCGATACGGCGATTCTCTGGGAAGAGACGCAGTCGACCCCCGATACGCCGTGCCCGGTCGTGGTGAACGATTTGCTGTTTACGGTGACCGACGACGGGATCGCCGTCTGTCGCGATGCGGCGACCGGCGAGGTAGTATGGAAGGAACGCTTGGGAGGAAAATTTAAGGCCT is part of the Blastopirellula sediminis genome and harbors:
- a CDS encoding outer membrane protein assembly factor BamB family protein, producing the protein MTYRPYGLAFLLVFAVMTDFAVGDDWRAWRGGRGDGVSLETDVPLTWSESENIRWKAELPGWGDSTPVIQDAGLIITSQAEDGRLFLQLFDKNYGSPLRKIEVGTGDVPREAPKRLKQKFHNLHNLASPSPTVHHKWIAVHFGNGLLAVYDFEGNRLWSRNLQEEYGAYTVWWGHANSPVIVEGKVISVCMQDSLSDLDDQKPVESYLVAHNLMTGELVWKTKRMTGAPAEQADAYTTPLVRQRNGKTELIVMGGNQLDAYDAKTGEQIWFLPGLDGGRTVTGPTTDDKRIYCTRGMRGPTIAVDLKQAKTGRVPDTAILWEETQSTPDTPCPVVVNDLLFTVTDDGIAVCRDAATGEVVWKERLGGKFKASPVAAGNRIYFLNTDGLCSVVAAEREFQKLAENKLDDETIASPAISDGCIYIRGRKNLYCIGKAP